A DNA window from uncultured Methanoregula sp. contains the following coding sequences:
- a CDS encoding ATPase domain-containing protein, with protein MAHISDLMGGEDRQILSTGNSELDKKIADGLPLESLTLIEGENDTGKSVLTQQIIWGAMKQGMSVDLFTTESTSKSFIKQMESMSLDISEYFAWGYLKVFPLHVVGFEWKKEEMEGILAHLISHIQSSKSQVIVVDSLTLFTEYAQTDTILTFFTNCKSLVDHGKTILVTLHTYAFEEDTLVRIRSICDAHLNMKKALVGDKYVMVMEVIKVRGARKTTGNLVSFEVHPGYGMKIIPMSFARV; from the coding sequence ATGGCACATATTTCAGATCTGATGGGAGGTGAAGACCGGCAGATATTATCCACAGGAAACAGCGAACTGGATAAAAAAATAGCCGATGGCCTGCCTCTTGAATCGCTGACCCTGATTGAAGGTGAAAATGATACCGGGAAGAGTGTGCTCACCCAGCAGATTATCTGGGGTGCCATGAAACAAGGCATGTCCGTGGATCTCTTCACAACCGAGAGCACCAGTAAGAGTTTCATCAAGCAGATGGAGTCCATGAGCCTGGATATCTCGGAGTATTTTGCATGGGGTTACCTGAAGGTATTCCCACTTCACGTTGTAGGATTTGAATGGAAAAAAGAGGAGATGGAGGGAATCCTCGCACACCTGATTAGTCACATCCAGAGCAGCAAATCCCAGGTTATCGTTGTGGACTCGCTCACCCTTTTCACAGAATACGCCCAGACCGATACGATTCTTACGTTCTTTACCAACTGCAAATCGCTTGTGGATCACGGAAAGACAATCCTCGTTACCCTTCACACGTATGCATTTGAAGAGGATACCCTTGTGCGAATCCGGTCAATCTGCGACGCCCACCTGAATATGAAAAAAGCCCTGGTGGGCGACAAGTACGTGATGGTCATGGAAGTCATCAAAGTCCGCGGGGCACGCAAGACCACCGGTAACCTTGTCAGTTTCGAAGTACACCCGGGGTATGGCATGAAGATCATCCCCATGAGTTTTGCGAGGGTATGA
- a CDS encoding flagellin, whose amino-acid sequence MSAETITTALFLITAVIAAGVLINAIYPVVFNMAGTFSSATHESDQRLRTDFKIVLITANKSTTYGTAWMKNVGTAKISMDEIQRSDVFCGAVGNFDRLDYNSGGEDQWIGVIKETGSSNNFWDPGETLEIQFYAKKLKDASDNNAYFQFVLPNGIWRSTEFTLN is encoded by the coding sequence ATGTCAGCCGAAACGATAACCACTGCCCTGTTCCTGATAACCGCAGTCATAGCGGCAGGCGTACTCATTAACGCTATCTATCCGGTAGTGTTCAACATGGCCGGAACGTTCTCCTCGGCCACCCATGAATCCGATCAGCGGCTCAGGACCGATTTTAAGATTGTTCTCATCACTGCAAATAAGTCCACTACGTATGGTACTGCCTGGATGAAAAACGTCGGGACGGCAAAAATATCCATGGATGAGATCCAGCGTTCCGATGTTTTTTGTGGTGCGGTGGGTAATTTCGATCGGTTGGATTATAATTCCGGAGGCGAGGACCAATGGATAGGTGTAATCAAAGAGACCGGATCGAGTAATAATTTCTGGGACCCGGGTGAAACCCTCGAAATTCAGTTTTACGCCAAAAAACTCAAAGATGCCTCGGATAATAATGCATATTTCCAGTTTGTCTTGCCTAATGGGATTTGGAGGTCAACAGAATTCACGTTGAACTGA
- a CDS encoding flagellin encodes MKSFGNDNAFTGLEAAIVLIAFVVVAAVFSYVVLGAGFFTTQKSQEVVHTGVQQASSTLEIVGNVYGTGTGGTITHINFSSALAPGGTPVDFDKVVITYSNASVLQTLSRGAKGSYPAAGTGSWAISTVQNQVTNDDVLEKGEQFDIVAAPTNAITKNDQFQLEIKPAIGAALSISRTAPASIQAVNTLY; translated from the coding sequence ATGAAATCGTTTGGCAATGATAATGCTTTCACCGGTCTCGAGGCAGCGATTGTGCTTATCGCATTCGTTGTCGTCGCGGCGGTGTTCTCGTACGTGGTGCTCGGCGCCGGTTTCTTCACAACCCAGAAGAGCCAGGAAGTCGTTCACACGGGTGTACAGCAGGCAAGCTCAACTCTCGAAATTGTTGGCAATGTTTATGGTACAGGTACTGGAGGTACAATAACTCACATCAACTTCTCTTCAGCTCTCGCTCCAGGCGGAACCCCTGTTGATTTCGATAAAGTCGTGATTACTTACAGTAATGCTTCCGTCCTCCAGACACTATCCCGCGGAGCGAAAGGCTCGTATCCCGCGGCAGGTACCGGATCCTGGGCTATTTCGACAGTTCAGAACCAGGTAACGAATGACGACGTTCTCGAAAAAGGCGAGCAGTTTGATATCGTGGCAGCACCCACAAATGCTATTACGAAAAATGACCAGTTCCAGCTTGAGATTAAGCCCGCCATTGGTGCAGCCCTTTCAATCTCACGTACGGCTCCTGCCTCAATCCAGGCCGTGAACACACTCTACTAA
- a CDS encoding translation initiation factor IF-5A, with amino-acid sequence MKEQTEIGKIKEGRYIVIEDEPCRVVGIATSKPGKHGAAKARIDAVGIFDGVKRSIVQPVSAKTYVPVVERKSGQVLSIAGTMAQLMDMKDYSNFEIAIPEDKQGTIEVGKEYMYIESMGKKKFD; translated from the coding sequence ATGAAGGAACAGACAGAAATTGGAAAGATCAAAGAAGGCCGCTACATTGTTATTGAGGATGAACCATGCCGGGTTGTTGGAATTGCAACCTCAAAACCAGGAAAGCACGGGGCAGCAAAAGCCCGTATCGATGCGGTAGGGATTTTTGACGGCGTCAAGCGTTCAATCGTCCAGCCGGTCTCGGCAAAGACCTATGTTCCGGTTGTCGAGCGCAAGAGCGGCCAGGTTCTTTCAATTGCCGGAACCATGGCCCAGCTGATGGATATGAAAGATTACTCCAATTTCGAGATTGCGATCCCTGAAGACAAACAGGGCACTATTGAAGTCGGAAAGGAGTACATGTATATTGAGTCCATGGGAAAGAAAAAATTCGATTAA
- a CDS encoding bifunctional fructose-bisphosphatase/inositol-phosphate phosphatase yields the protein MDFFSACNEMAADVIESISDLVGTPDGGVTVKMGADLTPTKKIDQVAEDCIVRYLQENGLCSLLVSEEAGNVRMDGDEGTIYLDPVDGTFNALAGIPFYALSIAFATDGITRKAFVRNLAFDETFTAELGNGARCNGRSLQTSYVESLDECAVSVYGRKFNPSGVMHLGQKIRRWRLLGASALELCYVASGRIDAFIDLRGTLRVTDAAAGMLICAESGGSVTDLDGKDVQFPDDVRTGRCLVATNGKIHHKVIEYLR from the coding sequence ATGGATTTTTTTTCAGCCTGCAATGAGATGGCCGCTGACGTAATCGAGAGTATATCGGATCTTGTGGGAACCCCTGATGGTGGAGTTACCGTAAAGATGGGTGCCGACCTCACGCCGACAAAAAAGATCGATCAGGTTGCAGAAGACTGCATTGTACGGTATCTGCAGGAGAACGGTCTCTGCTCGCTTCTCGTCAGTGAAGAAGCCGGGAATGTCCGGATGGATGGGGATGAAGGCACTATTTATCTCGACCCTGTCGACGGGACCTTCAATGCCCTGGCGGGAATCCCTTTTTATGCCTTATCCATAGCCTTTGCAACGGATGGCATCACCCGGAAAGCATTCGTTCGCAACCTTGCATTCGATGAGACATTTACTGCCGAACTTGGCAATGGCGCGCGGTGTAATGGCAGGTCTCTTCAAACTTCTTACGTAGAGAGCCTTGACGAATGTGCAGTCAGTGTATACGGCAGGAAGTTCAATCCTTCCGGTGTCATGCATCTCGGGCAGAAAATCCGGAGGTGGCGTCTTTTAGGCGCCTCAGCCCTGGAACTCTGCTATGTAGCATCAGGCCGGATCGATGCGTTTATCGATCTTCGTGGAACCCTTCGGGTTACGGATGCTGCAGCAGGAATGCTTATCTGTGCAGAATCCGGTGGCAGCGTGACCGATCTGGATGGAAAAGATGTACAATTTCCCGATGATGTCCGAACCGGCCGGTGTCTGGTTGCAACCAATGGCAAAATCCATCATAAAGTGATTGAATACCTGAGGTGA
- a CDS encoding NAD(+)/NADH kinase, with protein sequence MKALIVSRIDNRDALAFSLKIRETLEQEGCSAVFDTDTAASLGIDGTPLQNAHADFCIIIGGDGTILRTIQQLEHPVPVLGINWGEVGFLADLEPAQALSFIKLLPSGFSVEERMRIALVKDGTCLGVALNEALIVTTRPAKMLRFTIVVDGVAAEQFRADGLLISTPTGSTAYAMSAGGPIVDPRIQGFLLVPLAPYMLSSRPHLISSRRNLTVRLESSKTANLVIDGQQTYELGTVSSIEVMMFDKPALFIDVKRNFFEKVDNKLRRL encoded by the coding sequence ATGAAAGCACTCATCGTTTCCCGGATCGACAACAGGGATGCACTGGCATTCAGCCTCAAAATCAGGGAGACCCTGGAGCAGGAAGGCTGCTCTGCGGTTTTTGATACGGATACTGCGGCCTCGCTTGGTATCGATGGTACACCCCTTCAGAATGCACATGCGGATTTTTGTATCATTATTGGTGGCGACGGGACCATTCTGAGAACCATACAGCAGCTGGAACATCCGGTTCCTGTTCTCGGGATCAACTGGGGGGAAGTCGGCTTTCTTGCCGATCTCGAACCCGCACAGGCCCTTTCTTTTATCAAACTGCTTCCCTCGGGTTTCTCTGTTGAAGAACGGATGAGGATCGCTCTTGTCAAGGACGGCACCTGCCTTGGGGTTGCTCTCAACGAAGCCCTCATCGTCACTACCCGGCCTGCCAAGATGCTTCGTTTTACAATCGTAGTCGATGGTGTTGCCGCAGAACAGTTCCGGGCGGACGGTCTCCTGATCAGCACCCCGACCGGTTCAACGGCCTATGCAATGAGTGCCGGGGGTCCTATTGTTGATCCCCGCATCCAGGGATTTCTGCTTGTTCCGCTTGCGCCGTACATGCTCTCTTCCCGGCCTCACCTGATCAGCAGCAGGCGCAATCTCACCGTCAGGCTTGAGAGTTCCAAAACCGCGAACCTGGTTATCGATGGGCAGCAAACATATGAACTGGGAACCGTCTCATCGATTGAAGTGATGATGTTTGATAAACCGGCCCTGTTCATTGATGTGAAACGGAATTTTTTCGAAAAAGTGGACAACAAACTCCGTCGGCTTTGA
- a CDS encoding amino acid-binding protein, which produces MKLEMKDSPGQLVAALKPISDVGGNIKAVIHQREPDSAIDTLDVQIVLELPEGRLDKLKILLQEQGVHIQRIGEERLLYKRTVIMIGHLMHTDLSDTVDQIDSTGFAEVSELSMSMPAVNERSSSRITIKSISRDDMAAALTILRRVASQKSLLLVEPLEDIA; this is translated from the coding sequence ATGAAACTCGAGATGAAAGATTCACCGGGTCAACTTGTTGCAGCGTTAAAACCGATCTCCGATGTGGGGGGAAACATCAAAGCGGTTATCCACCAGCGGGAACCCGATTCAGCTATTGATACCCTGGATGTGCAGATCGTTCTGGAACTGCCTGAAGGGAGACTGGACAAACTCAAGATCCTTCTCCAGGAGCAGGGTGTCCATATCCAGCGAATCGGCGAGGAGCGGTTGCTTTACAAAAGGACTGTTATCATGATCGGGCACCTGATGCATACCGATCTCTCCGATACGGTTGATCAGATCGACTCCACCGGCTTTGCGGAAGTCAGCGAGCTCTCCATGAGCATGCCAGCGGTGAACGAGAGATCTTCGTCACGGATAACCATCAAATCCATCAGCCGCGATGACATGGCCGCAGCTCTCACCATCCTTCGCCGTGTAGCATCCCAGAAATCCCTTCTTCTTGTCGAACCCCTGGAGGATATTGCATGA
- a CDS encoding homoserine dehydrogenase — protein MRVALIGMGSVGRGVAETLSKKDLGVVITGLADSRSGCMDRNGIDIPAVLSAKKKNGLCGSADISAEDVIKKADYDALIEVTPTNALTGEPAIGYIRTALAQKKHVVTSNKGPIALACKELRALAQKNQVSLRYEATVAGAIPVMHVLEHGLAGNEILGLYGVLNGTCNYILTRMAAEGLTYEQALLEAREMGYAEADPTYDVQGIDAAIKLVILANTIWDNDATLDQVDRTGIDLLTADALRLAEDEGCTIRLIAEAIPRKKILRVSPRIIEKNHPLVVEGTLNALTLETDLAKEITLIGRGAGSVETASAIIGDLLFIRDHYVQRT, from the coding sequence ATGCGTGTGGCACTCATCGGTATGGGCTCTGTCGGGAGAGGTGTTGCAGAAACCTTATCTAAAAAAGATCTCGGCGTGGTAATTACCGGGCTTGCCGATTCACGGAGCGGTTGCATGGACCGGAATGGCATCGATATTCCCGCGGTTCTGTCAGCCAAGAAAAAGAACGGTCTCTGCGGTAGTGCTGACATCTCTGCTGAAGATGTTATAAAAAAAGCCGATTATGATGCGCTCATCGAAGTTACTCCGACAAATGCGCTGACCGGGGAGCCTGCTATTGGGTATATCAGAACCGCACTTGCACAAAAGAAGCATGTTGTAACTTCCAACAAAGGCCCGATTGCCCTTGCATGCAAAGAGCTCAGGGCCCTGGCACAGAAAAACCAGGTTTCCCTCCGTTACGAAGCTACCGTAGCCGGCGCTATCCCGGTGATGCATGTCCTGGAGCACGGTCTTGCCGGCAATGAAATTCTCGGTCTGTATGGTGTCCTGAATGGCACGTGCAATTATATCCTGACCCGTATGGCCGCCGAGGGTCTCACGTACGAGCAGGCTCTTCTTGAAGCCCGTGAGATGGGGTATGCCGAAGCCGATCCCACATATGATGTACAGGGAATCGATGCTGCAATAAAACTGGTGATCCTTGCAAATACCATCTGGGATAACGACGCAACGCTCGATCAGGTTGACCGAACGGGAATTGATCTCCTGACGGCAGATGCACTACGGCTGGCGGAAGATGAAGGCTGTACAATACGGCTGATAGCTGAAGCGATTCCCCGGAAAAAAATCCTGCGGGTCTCACCACGGATCATTGAGAAGAACCATCCCCTCGTTGTTGAAGGCACGCTCAATGCCCTGACCCTTGAAACCGATCTTGCTAAGGAGATTACCTTAATCGGGCGGGGAGCAGGTTCGGTCGAGACCGCGAGTGCAATAATCGGTGACCTGCTTTTTATCCGCGATCACTATGTCCAGCGTACTTGA